The Henckelia pumila isolate YLH828 unplaced genomic scaffold, ASM3356847v2 CTG_461:::fragment_3, whole genome shotgun sequence genome window below encodes:
- the LOC140872304 gene encoding RNA-binding protein involved in heterochromatin assembly dri1, whose amino-acid sequence MSRPGDWNCRSCHHLNFQRRDSCQRCGEPRPGERGDYGSFGGGRGGNLYGFTGPDVRPGDWYCSVGNCGAHNFASRSSCFKCGAVKDEATGGGGGGCSAFDGDYPRRAFAFGGGGGGGGGGGGGSRPGWKSGDWLCTRLGCNEHNFANRMECFKCNAPKETSGKSSF is encoded by the exons ATGAGCAGGCCCGGAGACTGGAACTGCAGATCATGCCACCACCTCAACTTCCAAAGGAGGGACTCCTGCCAGCGCTGCGGGGAGCCGAGGCCCGGAGAGAGAGGTGATTACGGCAGCTTCGGCGGCGGGAGAGGCGGGAACTTGTACGGATTCACGGGGCCCGACGTCAGGCCCGGAGACTGGTACTGCTCCGTTGGCAACTGCGGAGCACACAACTTCGCCAGCCGCTCCAGCTGCTTCAAGTGTGGCGCCGTCAAGGATGAAGCCACCggaggcggcggcggcggctgcTCCGCTTTCGACGGAGACTACCCGCGACGTGCCTTTGCGTTTGGCGGAGGAGGTGGAGGCGGTGGCGGTGGCGGTGGCGGCAGCCGCCCTGGTTGGAAATCTGGCGACTGGCTATGCACCAG gtTGGGTTGCAACGAGCACAACTTTGCTAATAGGATGGAATGCTTCAAGTGCAATGCTCCCAAGGAAACCAGTGGCAAATCTTCCTTTTAA